The Pseudomonas sp. FP198 genomic interval GCCGCTGTCGACCCGGCCCAGCGCTGAGGAAGTGCTGGACGCGATCTCCGGCTTCGCTCCGGCCCTGGACCTGACCCTGCGGGACAAGCAGGCCGAGCTCAAGGGCAAGGGACTGCCCTGGGAAGTCGCCAAGTCTTTCGACGGCGCGGCGGTGATCGCCCCGTTTGTCTCGAAGGACACCTTCGCCGACCTGACCGACATCCCCGTTCGCCTGGTCATCAATGGCGAAGTGCGCCAGGACGGCAACAGCAGCCTGATGCTCAACCCCATCGTGCCGATGATCCAGTACATGGCCGGCTGTTTCTCGCTGCAGGCCGGCGACGTGATCCTGACCGGCACGCCGGCCGGCGTCGGGCCGTTGAACGTCGGTGACGAGCTGGTGCTGGAACTGCCGGGCGCGAGCCGCTTCGAGAGCAGTGTTCGTTAACAGCTGCATCTGTCCATCCTGTGGGAGCGAGCTTGCTCGCGATAGCGTCATGTCAGCCGACATCAACATGTCGGACACACCGCTATCGCGAGCAAGCTCGCTCCCACAGGTTAGCCTGAGCGGCCATCCGGCCATTTACCGTTTTTTTCACATGCCATCCGGATAATTCCGGGCAATGCGGCATCTGAGCCAGCCAGCCCCTAGCCGAATTCCCTGGAACGTGTCCCCTGATGGCCAAGACCCAAGCACTGCCCACCCCCAAAACATCCCGCCGCTCTCGCTTCGCCCTGCCCTGGTATGTCTGGCTGCTGATCGCGGGCGCCAGCGCTTATGGCCTGGCATTCGCCATGCACTGGGATGACCGGGGCCTGCTTTGGGTGTCGGAGCGCTTCCAGAGCCAGGCCGAGCGCCGGGAAAGCATCTGGCTACCTGATTACCACGCTGTCATTGACGCCAAGGCGCTCCCGGGAATGGAAGACGACGAAGCGTCCGACCTGACCTATAGCCCACAGACCAAGACCCTGTTCGCGGTGATGGGCAAAAATCCGTTCCTGGTGGAGCTGAACCTGCAGGGTGACGTATTGCGCAAGATGCCGCTGGTGGGCTGGGGCAACCCTGAAGGCGTGGCTTTCATGGAAAACGGCCTGTTGGCCATCACCGATGAACGCAAGCACACGCTGTCGATCATCCAGGTCGACGCCAATACCCGCGAGCTGAACATCAAGGATTTCCCCCAATATGACCTGGGCACGTCGAAGAACCAGAACAAGGGATTCGAAGCCATCGTCTGGGACCCGAAGAACCAGCAACTGATCCTTGGCGAAGAGCGCCCACCGGCATTGTTCACCTGGAAAAGCGACGGGAGCCAGTCGCTCAAGGGCGACAAGCAGATCCATGTCAGCAACGAACTCGACCTGCGCAACCTGTCCGCCCTGGCCGTAGACCCGCGCACCGGCCACACGCTGGTGCTATCGGCCGACTCCCATTTATTGCTGGAACTGGACGAAGCAGGCAATCAGGTCAGTTTCATGACCCTGCTCGGCGGCTTCAACGGCCTGAAGGACACGATCCCTCGGGCCGAAGGCGTCACTGTCGATGAAGCCGGCACCCTCTACATCGTCAGTGAACCGAACCTGTTCTACCGTTTCGAAAAACAGCACTGACAGCGCGACTTTGTAAGACATTTCCCACCATCGTGTAGGATGTGGCACGCGGCCATTAAGCTTCAGTTCAGGCAGTCGTGGTATTTCCAACCACCTGTTTTTATCCGAGCCCTCCTACATGCGTCGACTTGTCCGTCCCAAGCCACTGTTCCTGCTGTTGCTGGCCATCATGTTGATCGCCCTGATCGCGGTGGGCCAGTACCTGCGCCTGTTCGAACGCGTCTGGTTCAACATGAGCAGCCTGTGGCACCCCGTCAACGAGCAGGCAATCGCACTGGATCAGTACCAGGTCGCGCTCGAGGCGCAGGTGATCGAAGGGTTGGACGATGACGTTTCGGCGCTGACCTTCGATCCGATCCGCAAGACCCTGTTCACCGTGACCAACAAGAATCCCGAGCTGATCGAGCTGTCGCTGGACGGCAAGATCTTGCGGCGCATAGCCCTGGTCGGGTTTGGTGATTCGGAAGCGGTGGAATTCATCAGCGAGAACATCTATGTCATCACCGACGAGCGCCAACAACGGCTGATCAAGATCCATCTGGACGACGACACCCGGTTCCTGGACGCGGCCGAAGCCGAGCAGATCTCGCTCGGGGTGCACATGAGCAGCAACAAGGGTTTCGAAGGGCTGGCCTACGACTCCCTGGGCAAGCGGCTATTCGTGGCGAAGGAGCGCGACCCGATGCTGATCTACGAGGTCCACGGGTTTCCCCACCACAACCCGGAAAAATCCTATGCGGTGCACGTCGTCAACAATCCCAAGCGTGACGCCGGGCTCTTTGTGCGCGACCTTTCAAGCCTGCAATACGATGAGCGCAGCGGTCACCTGATGGCGCTGTCCGACGAGTCGCGGTTGATCATCGAGCTGGATATCAACGGCCGTCCGTTGAGCACGCTGTCGTTGAGCAAGGGCCGCCACGGCCTGCAGAAAACCGTCCCCCAGGCTGAAGGCCTGGCCATGGATGACGATGGCAACCTGTATCTGGTGAGTGAGCCGAATCTGTTTTATGTGTTCAAGAAGGCGCAGCCCTAAGCTCGCACAGACCCCATGTGGGAGCGAGCTTGCTCGCGATAGCGGTGGGTCAGCTTGCATGGATGTCGAATGTGCCTTCGTCATCGCGAGCAAGCTCGCTCCCACAGGGTCCGGTGTGAACCAATAACTATCCGCCGGGCTATTCAGCCCGCAGCGTCTTCACCCCTTCAGCAGTCCCCAGCAACAGCACATCCGCCGGACGTGCGGCGAACAGGCCGTTGGTGACCACGCCGACAATGGCGTTGATCTGGCTTTCCAGCTCCACCGGGTTGGTGATCTGCAGGTTGTGGACATCCAGGATGATGTTGCCGTTGTCGGTCAGCACACCTTCGCGATACACCGGATCGCCGCCCAGTTTCACCAACTGACGGGCGACGTGGCTGCGGGCCATGGGGATGACTTCCACCGGCAGCGGGAAGGCGCCGAGTACCGGCACCAGCTTGCTGGCGTCGGCGATGCAGATGAAGGTCTTGGCGACTGCCGCGACAATCTTCTCGCGGGTCAATGCAGCGCCACCGCCCTTGATCAGGTTCAGGTGCGCATCGCTTTCATCGGCGCCGTCGATGTAGAACTCCAGGTCGCTCACGGTGTTGAGCTCGTACACCGGGATCCCGTGGCCCTTGAGGCGCGCGGCGGTGGCTTCGGAGCTGGCGACCGCGCCGTCGAACGCACCCTTGTGCCGCGCCAGCGCGTCGATGAAGCAATTGGCGGTCGAGCCGGTGCCGACCCCGACGACGCTCTTGTCATCCAGCTTCGGGAGAATGAGGTCGACGGCGGCCTGGGCCACGGCCTGTTTGAGTTGGTCCTGGGTCATGCGGGCTCCGAGGGTGCCGAGAGGGAACGAAAGGCCGGCATTATAGGCGCAGAAACCGTGGCGAGGGAGCTTGCTCCCGCTTGAGTGCGAAGCGCTCATCGCTTTTTCCGGGACCGCTTCGCGATCCAGCGGGAGCAAGCTCCCTCGCCACAGGGGTTCGGTACCCTCGGACCACTTAATTCGTGTGGTCGCCCGGCCAAAAGCCGGGTTAGACTCCCTGGCCCTGCCCAACCCGCTCAGTGATGCTTTCCGATGCTCGAACAGTACGTCAAGAAGATCCTCACCTCGCGCGTTTATGACGTTGCCGTTGAAACCCCGCTGCAGACCGCCCGCCAGCTCTCCGAGCGGCTGGGCAATGACGTCTGGCTCAAGCGTGAAGACTTGCAACCGGTGTTCTCGTTCAAGATTCGCGGGGCCTACAACAAGCTGACCCAGCTCAGCGACGAAGAGCGCGCTCGTGGCGTGGTCACGGCCTCGGCGGGCAACCATGCCCAGGGCCTGGCGCTGGCGGCCAAGGTGCTGGGCGTCAAAGCCACCATCGTCATGCCCAAGACCACCCCGGAAATCAAGGTCGAAGGCGTACGCTCCCGCGGCGGCAAAGTGGTGTTGCATGGCGACTCGTTCCCCGAGGCGCTGGCGTATTCGCTGAAGCTGGTCGACGAAAAAGGCTACGTTTATATCCATCCCTATGACGACCCTCATACCATCGCCGGGCAGGGCACCGTGGCGATGGAAATCCTCCGTCAGCACCCCGGGCGCCTCGATGCGATATTCGTCCCGGTGGGCGGTGGCGGGCTGATTGCCGGGATCGCAGCCTACGTGAAATACCTGCGCCCCGAGATCAGGATCATCGGCGTCGAGCCCGACGACTCCAATTGCCTGCAAGCGGCCCTGGCCGCCGGTGAGCGCGTGGTATTGCCGACCGTCGGCCTGTTCGCCGATGGCGTGGCCGTGGCGCAGATCGGCCAGCACACCTTTGATATCTGCAAGCACTACGTGGACGAAGTGATTACTGTCAGCACCGACGAGATCTGCGCAGCCATCAAGGATATCTACGACGATACCCGCTCGATCACCGAGCCGGCCGGCGCCTTGGGCGTGGCCGGGATCAAGAAGTACGTCGAATCGCGGGGCATCAGCGGCCAGACCCTGGTGGCCATCGACTCCGGCGCCAACGTCAACTTCGATCGCTTGCGCCATGTGGCCGAGCGCGCCGAGCTGGGCGAAGGGCGCGAGGCGATCATCGCCGTGACCATTCCTGAGCAGCCGGGCAGCTTCAAGGCCTTCTGCGAAGCCATCGGCAAACGCCAGATCACCGAATTCAACTACCGCTACAACACCGGCAGCGAAGCGCACATCTTCGTCGGCGTACAGACGCATCCGGAAAACGATCCGCGCAGCAAGTTGATCGCCAGCCTGACCGAGCAAGGCTTCCCGGTGCTGGACCTGACCGACAATGAACTGGCCAAGCTGCACATCCGTCACATGGTCGGCGGCCATGCTGCCCACGTCATCGACGAAGTGGTGCTGCGTTTCGAGTTCCCGGAGCGTCCGGGCGCGTTGTTCAACTTCCTCAACAAGCTGGGCGGGCGCTGGAATATCTCGATGTTCCACTACCGCAACCATGGCGCGGCGGATGGTCGCGTGGTCGCCGGGCTGCAAGTACCCCACGATGAACGACACCTGGTCCCGGCCGCCCTGGAAGAAATCGGCTATCCGTATTGGGATGAAAGCGACAACCCGGCCTATCAGCTGTTTCTTGGTTGAAGGGCTACGCTGAAGGACATCGGCCTTAAGGAAATCCCATGGAAACTCTGCTGACCTTGAAAGTCCTGCACGTCGCGGCCACGGTCCTGCTCCTGGCTTGCGGTGTAGCCCTTGCCGTCCTGGCCTGGCGTAAACGCAGCGAGGGACCGGCCAGCACGCTGCGGCGTCCCTGGCTGTTGGCCTGGTGCGTGGTGCTGGTCTGCATCCTGAGCATGCCGTTCACCGGCTGGTGGCTGGTTCACCTGGTGGGCTGGCCGTTGGGGCAAAGCTGGCTGTTGGGCTCCAGCGTGATCTACACGGTGGCGACGCTCTGCGTTTTCTGGCTGCTGGCAAGGCTCAATCGTCTGCGCCTGGGCAGCGGTGGCGGCAGCAGGTTTACCCTGGCATTGGCGATCATCGGTGGCGTCGGCTTCCTGTCCATTGCCGCACTGATGGGTGCCAAGCCGATTTAAGCGACAGGGACGGTCATGAAGATCCTACTGGTGGGAGGCGGCGGTTTTATCGGGCGCCATCTGCTGCGAGCGTTGCACAGCGCTGGTCACTCGATCATCGCAACCAGTCGTGAACCCCAGGCGCCAGGTTGGCCCGGGGTTGAATGGCGGCAGCTGGATCTCGGCGTACTGGCAGGCAACCCTGAACACTTTGACCTGCCCCTGGACGTCGACTTGCTGATCAACGCGGCCGGCCTGCTCAGCGTCGACACCCAGGCCCTGAGCCTGGTCCAGGATCGTGGCGCGCGAGCGCTGTTCGACCAGGCCGCGCGCCGCGGCGTCCGGATCCTGCAGATTTCCGCGCTGGGCGCGAGTGCGCAATCGGACGTGCCGTTCCTGGCGAGCAAAGGCTTGGCCGACGAATATCTTTGTACGCTGGACAGCGTATCGGTGGTGCTGCGGCCGTCATTGGTGGTGGGACCAGGCGGCGCGAGCAGCGGCTGGATGGAAGGCCTTTCGCCGTGGCCATTGATTCCCTTGCTGAATCTTCAAGCGCGCATCCAGCCTGTACATGTCGATGATCTGGTGGGCGCGGTGCTCGCCCTGCTGCGGCAATGGCCGACCGAGTCGGTGGTGTTGCCGCTGGTAGGACCGGAGCCGATGACGCTGGCCCGACTCATCGATCATCTGCGCGCCGCCCAAGGTTGGGCGCCGGCCCGCTACACCAAGGCTCCTGCGCTGTTGACTGGACCGGGTAGCCGGCTGGGGGATCGGTTCGGCTGGCGGGCGTTGAACAGCCAAAGCCTGGCCTTGGCACAACGGGACAATCTGGCCGACCCCGCGGCACTCGCGTCAATCTGCGGGTATTACGTCGCCCCTGTACAAACCCGCTTGCAGAATTGGCCGAACGCAGCCCAGAGCAGCCTCAGAGCGATCCGCCCGCTGATGCTCGCGGTACTGGCGATCATCTGGCTGGGTACCGCCATCGTCTGCCTCGGCCCCGGCTATGATTGGGGCGTGCGTATCATGGCCGAAGCCGGTGTCCACGGCGCCTGGGCGAAGCTTGCGGTAATCGCCGGCGCGCTGTTTGACGGCGCGCTGGGCCTGGGCATGCTATTCAAGCGCTGGCGCCGCCAGGCATTGCGGTTGCAGTTGGGATTGATGCTCGGCTATACCCTGTGCATCAGTTTTATCCTGCCGCACTATTGGTTTGACCCTTATGCGGCTGTCGCCAAGAACCTGGTGCTGATAGTCGCCACTTTATGGCTGCTTTGGACTGAACCGCGCCGATGAGCATTTACCTGCTGCTGAAAACCCTGCACATCCTGTCTTCGACCATCCTCTTCGGCCTGGGCGCCGGGTCCGCCTACTATGCGCTGCGGGCCTGGCGCAGCGGCAAGCTTGAAGTCATTGCCGTCACCTTCAAGCATCTGGTCTTCGCCGATTGGGCGTTCACGGCCACCACGGCCGTGTTCCAGCCGCTGAGCGGCCTGGCCCTGATGCATGTGGCCGGCTGGCCCCTGCAACAGAGCTGGCTGATGTGGAGCATCGGCCTTTATTGCCTGGCGGGCGTCTGCTGGCTGCCGGTGGTCTGGTTGCAGATCCGCGTGCACAAAATGGCCGAGCAAGCCTTGCAGGACGGCACGCCCATGCCGCTCAAGGCCAGCACCTACATGCGCTGGTGGTTCGCGCTGGGCTGGCCGGCGTTCCTGGCGTTCATGGTGATCTTCTACCTGATGGTGGCAAAGCCTGCGTGACAGGTCAGTTGCGCAGGCTGATCACCGGCCAACCGCGTTTCTCGGCCTCGGCCCGCAGGTTCGGATCCGGATCGACCGCCACCGGGTGCGTCACTGCTTCCAACAGCGGCAAATCGTTCATCGAGTCGCTATAGAAGTAGCTGTCGTCCAGCGAATACCCGGTCTCCTCCAGCCAGCGGTTCAGCCGGGTCACCTTGCCCTCGCGGAAACAGGGGATGTCGGTGCTGCGCCCGCTGTAGCGACCGTCGATCATTTCGCATTCGGTGGCGATCAGGGTTTCGACGCCCAGACGCTCGGCAATCGGCGCGGTGACGAAGCGGTTGGTGGCGGTGATGATCACCAGCTTGTCGCCGGCATCACGATGTTTCTTCAGCAGCTCGATGGCTTGGGGCAACACGATCGGCTCGATGCAGTCGCGCATGTACTCGAGATGCCACTGCGCCAGCACCTTCATCTCGGTACGGCCGAGGATCTCCAGGCAGAAATTCAGGTACGCGGCGTTGTCCAGCTTGCCGGCCAGGTAGTCCTGGTAAAACTCATCGTTGCGCGCCTTGTAGGTGACGGCATCCAGAAACCCGCGCTCGCAGAGGTAATCGCCCCAGGCGTGGTCGCTGTCGCCGCCCAGCAGCGTGTTGTCCAAGTCGAATAAAGCCAGCCGCATTGCAGTTACTCGCTGAAATTTCTTGAGAAAGGCGCCCAGAATACGGACTTTTCACAAGAGTGCACATAAGGTGGGCAGCCTCGTTGCTGCTTTCACAACCTTTGTGGAACAATGCGGCGACATGCGTTTGCGAGGTTGTTGCCGTGATCGATCCCGATGGTTTCCGTCCCAATGTGGGGATCATTCTTACGAATGATGCCGGACAGGTGCTATGGGCTCGCCGTATCAATCAAGACGCCTGGCAGTTTCCACAGGGCGGGATCAACCCCCAGGAGACGCCGGAAGAGGCTTTGTACCGCGAGTTGAACGAAGAAGTGGGGCTGGAGCGAGAGGATGTCGAAATACTCGCCTGCACCCGAGGCTGGTTGCGCTATCGTTTGCCGCAACGCCTGGTCCGCACGCACAGCCAACCGCTGTGTATCGGCCAGAAGCAGAAATGGTTTCTCCTGCGCCTGATCTCGAACGAGCAGCGGGTGCGGATGGATTTGACCGGTAAACCGGAATTCGATGGCTGGCGCTGGGTCAGTTATTGGTATCCGTTGGGCCAGGTGGTGACATTCAAGCGCGAGGTGTATCGACGCGCTCTCAAAGAGCTTGCCCCGCGCCTGCTGACGCGCGACTGACGACGGAGTTCGACCCCGAGCCATGCTCAATACGCTGCGCAAGATCGTCCAGGAAGTTAACTCCGCCAAGGATCTCAAGGCGGCGTTGGGGATTATTGTATTGCGCGTCAAAGAGGCCATGGGCAGCCAGGTCTGCTCGGTCTATCTGCTGGACCCCGAGACCAACCGTTTTGTGCTGATGGCGACCGAGGGCCTGAACAAGCGCTCCATCGGCAAGGTCAGCATGGCGCCCAACGAAGGTCTGGTCGGCCTGGTCGGTACCCGGGAAGAACCCCTGAACCTGGAAAACGCCGCCGATCACCCGCGCTATCGCTACTTTGCCGAGACCGGCGAAGAGCGCTACGCATCGTTCCTCGGCGCGCCGATCATTCACCACCGCCGCGTCGTCGGCGTATTGGTCATCCAGCAAAAAGAGCGCCGCCAGTTCGACGAGGGCGAAGAAGCCTTCCTCGTGACCATGAGCGCGCAACTCGCCGGCGTTATCGCCCACGCCGAGGCCACCGGCTCGATCAGCGGCCTGGGCCGCCAGGGCAAGGGCATCCAGGAAGCCAAGTTCGTCGGCGTGCCGGGTTCACCGGGCGCGGCGGTGGGCACTGCGGTGGTCATGCTGCCGCCCGCCGACCTCGACGTGGTGCCGGACAAGACCATCGCCGACATCAATGCCGAACTGGGCTTGTTCAAGACCGCCATCGAAGGCGTGCGAGCCGACATGCGCGCCCTGTCCGCCAAGCTGGCGACGCAACTGCGGCCTGAAGAGCGCGCGCTGTTCGATGTCTACCTGATGATGCTTGACGATGCCTCCCTGGGCAGCGAAGTGACCACGGTCATCAAGACCGGCCAATGGGCCCAGGGCGCGTTGCGCCAGGTGGTGACCGACCACGTCAACCGTTTCGAACTGATGGACGACGCCTACCTGCGCGAGCGCGCCTCCGACGTCAAGGACCTCGGTCGCCGCCTGCTCGCCTATCTGCAGCAAGAGCGTCAGCAGACCCTGGTCTACCCCGATAACACCAT includes:
- the rpiA gene encoding ribose-5-phosphate isomerase RpiA, which encodes MTQDQLKQAVAQAAVDLILPKLDDKSVVGVGTGSTANCFIDALARHKGAFDGAVASSEATAARLKGHGIPVYELNTVSDLEFYIDGADESDAHLNLIKGGGAALTREKIVAAVAKTFICIADASKLVPVLGAFPLPVEVIPMARSHVARQLVKLGGDPVYREGVLTDNGNIILDVHNLQITNPVELESQINAIVGVVTNGLFAARPADVLLLGTAEGVKTLRAE
- a CDS encoding SdiA-regulated domain-containing protein, translating into MAKTQALPTPKTSRRSRFALPWYVWLLIAGASAYGLAFAMHWDDRGLLWVSERFQSQAERRESIWLPDYHAVIDAKALPGMEDDEASDLTYSPQTKTLFAVMGKNPFLVELNLQGDVLRKMPLVGWGNPEGVAFMENGLLAITDERKHTLSIIQVDANTRELNIKDFPQYDLGTSKNQNKGFEAIVWDPKNQQLILGEERPPALFTWKSDGSQSLKGDKQIHVSNELDLRNLSALAVDPRTGHTLVLSADSHLLLELDEAGNQVSFMTLLGGFNGLKDTIPRAEGVTVDEAGTLYIVSEPNLFYRFEKQH
- a CDS encoding SDR family oxidoreductase translates to MKILLVGGGGFIGRHLLRALHSAGHSIIATSREPQAPGWPGVEWRQLDLGVLAGNPEHFDLPLDVDLLINAAGLLSVDTQALSLVQDRGARALFDQAARRGVRILQISALGASAQSDVPFLASKGLADEYLCTLDSVSVVLRPSLVVGPGGASSGWMEGLSPWPLIPLLNLQARIQPVHVDDLVGAVLALLRQWPTESVVLPLVGPEPMTLARLIDHLRAAQGWAPARYTKAPALLTGPGSRLGDRFGWRALNSQSLALAQRDNLADPAALASICGYYVAPVQTRLQNWPNAAQSSLRAIRPLMLAVLAIIWLGTAIVCLGPGYDWGVRIMAEAGVHGAWAKLAVIAGALFDGALGLGMLFKRWRRQALRLQLGLMLGYTLCISFILPHYWFDPYAAVAKNLVLIVATLWLLWTEPRR
- a CDS encoding DUF2269 domain-containing protein, with amino-acid sequence MSIYLLLKTLHILSSTILFGLGAGSAYYALRAWRSGKLEVIAVTFKHLVFADWAFTATTAVFQPLSGLALMHVAGWPLQQSWLMWSIGLYCLAGVCWLPVVWLQIRVHKMAEQALQDGTPMPLKASTYMRWWFALGWPAFLAFMVIFYLMVAKPA
- a CDS encoding fumarylacetoacetate hydrolase family protein gives rise to the protein MSYQHQYVDGTRIHFPIGKVVCIGRNYAEHAKELDNPVPTEPLLFIKPGSCVVPLEGGFSIPTDRGSVHYEAEIAVLIGKPLSTRPSAEEVLDAISGFAPALDLTLRDKQAELKGKGLPWEVAKSFDGAAVIAPFVSKDTFADLTDIPVRLVINGEVRQDGNSSLMLNPIVPMIQYMAGCFSLQAGDVILTGTPAGVGPLNVGDELVLELPGASRFESSVR
- a CDS encoding DUF2269 family protein, coding for METLLTLKVLHVAATVLLLACGVALAVLAWRKRSEGPASTLRRPWLLAWCVVLVCILSMPFTGWWLVHLVGWPLGQSWLLGSSVIYTVATLCVFWLLARLNRLRLGSGGGSRFTLALAIIGGVGFLSIAALMGAKPI
- a CDS encoding SdiA-regulated domain-containing protein; translation: MRRLVRPKPLFLLLLAIMLIALIAVGQYLRLFERVWFNMSSLWHPVNEQAIALDQYQVALEAQVIEGLDDDVSALTFDPIRKTLFTVTNKNPELIELSLDGKILRRIALVGFGDSEAVEFISENIYVITDERQQRLIKIHLDDDTRFLDAAEAEQISLGVHMSSNKGFEGLAYDSLGKRLFVAKERDPMLIYEVHGFPHHNPEKSYAVHVVNNPKRDAGLFVRDLSSLQYDERSGHLMALSDESRLIIELDINGRPLSTLSLSKGRHGLQKTVPQAEGLAMDDDGNLYLVSEPNLFYVFKKAQP
- a CDS encoding RNA pyrophosphohydrolase; translated protein: MIDPDGFRPNVGIILTNDAGQVLWARRINQDAWQFPQGGINPQETPEEALYRELNEEVGLEREDVEILACTRGWLRYRLPQRLVRTHSQPLCIGQKQKWFLLRLISNEQRVRMDLTGKPEFDGWRWVSYWYPLGQVVTFKREVYRRALKELAPRLLTRD
- a CDS encoding HAD family phosphatase; this encodes MRLALFDLDNTLLGGDSDHAWGDYLCERGFLDAVTYKARNDEFYQDYLAGKLDNAAYLNFCLEILGRTEMKVLAQWHLEYMRDCIEPIVLPQAIELLKKHRDAGDKLVIITATNRFVTAPIAERLGVETLIATECEMIDGRYSGRSTDIPCFREGKVTRLNRWLEETGYSLDDSYFYSDSMNDLPLLEAVTHPVAVDPDPNLRAEAEKRGWPVISLRN
- the ilvA gene encoding threonine ammonia-lyase, biosynthetic, producing MLEQYVKKILTSRVYDVAVETPLQTARQLSERLGNDVWLKREDLQPVFSFKIRGAYNKLTQLSDEERARGVVTASAGNHAQGLALAAKVLGVKATIVMPKTTPEIKVEGVRSRGGKVVLHGDSFPEALAYSLKLVDEKGYVYIHPYDDPHTIAGQGTVAMEILRQHPGRLDAIFVPVGGGGLIAGIAAYVKYLRPEIRIIGVEPDDSNCLQAALAAGERVVLPTVGLFADGVAVAQIGQHTFDICKHYVDEVITVSTDEICAAIKDIYDDTRSITEPAGALGVAGIKKYVESRGISGQTLVAIDSGANVNFDRLRHVAERAELGEGREAIIAVTIPEQPGSFKAFCEAIGKRQITEFNYRYNTGSEAHIFVGVQTHPENDPRSKLIASLTEQGFPVLDLTDNELAKLHIRHMVGGHAAHVIDEVVLRFEFPERPGALFNFLNKLGGRWNISMFHYRNHGAADGRVVAGLQVPHDERHLVPAALEEIGYPYWDESDNPAYQLFLG